The genomic window ACTGGGATCATGATGGAAAACTCGTGAGAAAAAGGCCAGTCTGCAGTTCGGGATGAAACAGTGAGTTTGATTCTTTGTTGTATTTCCCAGTTCATCCggatttttaatcaaaaataaAGTCAAAGACGGAGAAAGGATGGGCTGCACACCTTCTCACAGTGAGATTGCTAATACCATCGCAAGAAGTGGTCTTAAGGCTTTGAATAAACCCAAAAGTATTTTGCGTATTGATCCAGGAGATAAAGGAATCCCACTGCTTGTTAAAGGTTCATCTTGCTACAATATTGATGAATTCCACCAACATGGAATCCAGAGGAAAGACTACCTGAGAGAAAAGGAGGATAAACTATCAGAACAGGATAAAAATTATCATTCCAAGCCTAATTCAGATCCCCAGATTTCCAGGGAAGACAAGAAAATTGAGAGGACAGCCACAGATGCTGAAGTCGTTATGTCCGAACTGATTGAGTCTCAAAAACACATCACTGAGGCCATACAGATCAGAAAGCAAAGCTCCTGTGAATCAGAAGCATCAGCTTTCATTTGGGATGACAAGAATGAAAGCAATGCCAAGCAAATcctaaagaaaggaaagaagcaaaaaaatcatAAGCTGGCAAAGCAAGGTCGACccagcaaaactaaagaaaagTCCATTTTGGCCCCGTGCGAGACAGAGAAAAAGGTAGATTTCCCAGAAGTGCTTGTTAAGGCTCATCAGAGTGCATACGCCTACTTAAATCCCAACCTCTCAAAGTATGAAACTATACTTCACGTGGCCAACCAGGCTACCCAAACTCAACTCTTCCTACAGCAGATGGTAAGCTTTCTCGTGCTTCGCTTTGATGAAATCAACCAGCTCTTGGAAGAAATTGCCAGTGATGGGGAAAATCTTCTCAAAGATGTAGGTGGGAATCTGGCGTGGCCAGCAGAAAAAGGTGATTTGAAGGAGCACCCTGATCTTCTGCAACAACTACTGCAGTACACGGTGAATAAAATGCAGTTACTGAGCGGGACGCTGGCCTCCCTCACCTCCGACGCCCTGAAGGAGACATGCAGCTACCTGCAATCTGCGGCAAGCAACttggaaggaaaactgaaagcaaagcaaagctttgATGAGCGCCTGATACGGACGGTAAGGCTGCTTGAAGCCTCAACAGTGGGATCCTCTCAGTCCCACGGTGATGACAGGACTCTCTGTTCTGAGGACAGTGGCATTGGCGTGGATAACGAATCCCTCAAAGAGTTCAGCCAGCATGGAGGACAATCGAACTGTGATTCCTGTGCACATGGACATCTGTCCCAAAAGCACGCTAGAACAGTGGAGCACGTGCGTGATGGAACAGTGTCACCGGGCACGGCTGCATCCCATGACTGTGCGCTTGAAAGGCAttttaaagatgtattttattCATCTGTGCAGAGTAGGGAAGCAACTTCTGGTCAGGGTGGAGTAGCAGAAGGCATTTCTACCACGCCCCAATATGCAAGCTTGAGCAAAAGTCGTTCCTATAACTCCTTCCAGTCTGACTCTACTCAGGAAGGTGAACATTTCAAAATCTGTGAATCAACAGATTTCCCttctgatgatgatgatgacgacgacgatgatgatgatgatgaagggAGCACCCTGGGGGAGGATGACGACAACACAAGTTTATCAGATATGGGGAAGGATGCCCTGCCGAGGAGGCCCCTGTCTTCACCTGCAGTCACTGATGACACACAAAGGCAGTCCGTCAAGAGGACAGAGAATGCGGAGACAGAGGAAATTATTCTGAAGATGAAAGATGCCATCAGTGAAAAAATCAAGTTCGTCCCAGCTAAATCCGGGCGTAAAGAATGGATAGAAGATGAGAGCGGAAGAGCAGTCCTAACAACAAGGCCCAGTACAGCAACGGGCAGCCAGAAAACCTTCGGGAAACACCGACGGTCCAGGTCAGAGGAGTCCCTCAGAAGCCAGGCAGAGGACCCGACTCTCCTAGAGCTTCAGAGAACTCAAAAAGATCTCAGCAAAAGGCTGGAAATGTTTTATGGGAAGAAGGATACAGATAACAACCCAGAGCCTTGGAAATCAAGAACAGCACCTTATTTACAGGATGAGCAAGTTACAGCTAGGTCCTCTCGCAAACTGAAGGCGTGCCTCTCAAAAAATTTCAGCATCCTGCCTAACCAGGATAAAGTCCCTTTGTTCATGACTGACCAAAATCCTGCCAATCAGCTGGATGAAAAAAGAGGCAGGAAGCCTTTAGGAGCTACTGTGCCCACCCAGGAGACATCggaaggcaaagaaaaggagCCTCCTGGAACACAAATGCTCAGtggcagcagctgtgccccCCGACAGTCTGTCAAAAAGCTTATTGAAACCTTCAGTCCTACTGATGATCTTGTAAAAGCCACACCTTTAAGATCTTTAGGACCAATAAAGTGCATCAGAAAATTTGGACTTCCAGTCATCCCACCCACCATTCCCTTTCAGAGaggcctggcacctttaaaTCTTAAGCATCGTATTTCACCAGTAGAAGACACAAACCCTTCAAACATCAGTGGAGTTTCTTCTAGCTTTCCAAATGcctttcctcctgcagcagctgcagaatcAAGCAAGAAGGACACAAAGGAAGAGTCTGATGAAGACATTGAGAACCTGCCGCCACCACCACCTGAAATGTTAATGGACACTTCCTTTGACTTATCTGAGCCTGAAGAAACTGCAAGAATAGAAGGAAGCTCTTCAGAAGGTGCCAAAAAGCCCGCCAAAGCAGAACTTCATGCTACTAAGAGAGCACAAGTTTCCCCCAAAATGAAAGCCTCCCTTCAGTCCATTGACTTATTGCCAAGCAAAAATACCAGCGGCCCCAGTGTGATCGCTAATAAAGGTCTGAGGAATACCGGAGCAGGGGATGAGAAACTGCAGAGGTACTCTCTGGAGCTGAACCCTACCAACGTGCACATCCCTAGCCAGGAGGAGATATTGGCAACCCAGAGAAAAGAGGCTGCAGATTTGTACAAGCAAACCCATAAAATTATTCCTCTTCAAAATCCCAGTGGGGTTTCAAAATCACACAGCAACAGCTCAGAGAGCAAAGAGCCCAATTCACCTGCGACTTTGGTGCAACACCAGAAGCACGGTTCTCCCGATTTGctcaggagaaatgaaaaaggctCAGCATTTGCCAGGAGGGTCTCCCCAACGAGaactcctccttcctccccaccaaCAGAGAAACGGCTTTTCAGCCCCCCAACACACCACAGACACTCTCTGCAGGCTTTTAGCAACCCACAAACGAGCTCACCCACCATGCAGAGGAAACCCAGTCCCCCCACAAGTCCCAGGGTGCCCAGCCCACCCTTGCAGACGAAGCTGCCCTCTCCACCACCCCAGCGAAAACCTGTCAGCCCTCCCGCGGGGCACAAGCAAAGCTCGCCAACGCCGCACCggctgctgggctccccagcctACCGCCGAGATGCAAACCCCACTCCGTTCCCcactgccccctccccaccaacCTCCCCATCCCGCTCCTACAAGGGGCCGAGAGCAGGGCTGGATGCTGGGGATGAGCACCAGCTCTCCTCCTCCAAGAGGGGCAGCAACATCCGTTCGATATTTTGCCCGGCCACCTCTTCCTTATTCGAAGCCAGGCCTCCACTGGCACCCACCAAACCTGCTGCAGAGGCGACCAGCCAGCCTGAAGCTTCATCGCTTTCCCAAAAGAGCAGCCTGCTTTTCCGGCAGCCCGGAGACCGAACCAGAAAGCTGTCCCTGAGCGCCGCCAATCCTCAGCCGTTCGTGAGGAGAAGTTTCTCTGACCGCCGACCAGGGGTCCAGTTTCATCTCCCAGCTCCTGTAACAGCCAGTAGCGAACCTGCGCTTAACCAAGCAAGGTAAGAAACTTTCCACTTTGGGCCAAGGATGCAGAAGTATAGCACTGCGTTGGCTTTCTAAAGTCCTGATGGGAATTTAACATCGTTAAGAGATTTCCCAGAAAAGTGTCCCGTTCATGTGCAGAACAGATGGGTGGGCAAAGATAACATTgtagttggactagatgatcattgtaggtcccttccaactgaaatattctattctagtCTATTGTCTTGCCCCAGATTTCAGTAGACTACCAGTCTGAATAAAGGGAAGAGTTAAATTTCCATGGCTTGCTCAAGCCTTACACTTACAGATCTGCTGTgacaggctccccagggaaaaTTCAGTGTTGGTTTCATGGCACAGAACTCCCCTTATTTGTGTGGGGGCTAAGGACATCCACATTTAATTCTTAAAAGCTCTAAAGTAACCCTCAGGTTATAAACATCTTTAAATAACCATGAGAAGGTAAGCTTGGACCAAGAGGAAGGGTATCATTCCTAACATCAGCCTCTAAGCCAGTAAACTGTTCAGCTGAAATCtgtatgaaaatgtttcaaatcAGCTGGCAAGAATGACGGACAGATAATGTGTAGGCAGGGATCTGTATGGACATAGCTTGAAATTTTGAGCTTCTCGGGTAGGCTTTCAGGTCTAGGTGCTGATTTCAAGTCTGATGGGTCCACAGCCCGAGCCCAGTTTTCAATGTGGGAAAACTTCCCATGGCTACTGGAGATTCATTGCTCTGAAAAAGTCAGTTTAAAGAAATGGAAGCATCAACAAACGCCAATTCCATGTTTGCAACCATTAGtgaccatttttaaaaaatctgggCTTAGCTTTAAATTTTCTctaccactttaaaaaaaaaaaaaaaccacaacacaaaagcagccaggaaacagaaatggatATTTGGGAATACTCGAAGATCAGCGTAACCGCCTGGAAGTACAAAGTGTTGTTATTCTAGTTTCTTAGCATCTTAAGATGTTTAAGTTCATTAAGCTCTAAGCTACGCAAGAGGATTAAGACCCTTCACGTGTAACCTTTCCTCACGTGAGGAGTATTTTTACTCTTGCCACAGAAGAGCTGAAATCACATGAATCGTCCCCATGAGTAGGGATTGTAAGACCAACCCTAACAGAAGATAAAATTGCACAAGCACTCAGTGCACTGCAAGTACAGGGACAGTCGCGGATACTGAAGTCAGGTGTCCAGGCAATCCCTCCCCAAAGACAGAATAAGGACCAAGTTTCCCACACCGACAGTAGAGGAATGCGCTGAAAAAACATGCGAAAAACGCTGAGAAATGCTAAACCGTTTTGCATTCCTAGTTCTAATATTACATTATAGTCTGACATTTGAAGATTTCCTAAAAGTCCTGTAatgttgctgggttttttgttgttcttacGTACTGTGTGAAGTCAGCTTTGTCTACTCCAGTGCCTGCtagcagaaataaatgttttcaaaagagGCTTTATGTAAAACCTTGCAAGACAAAAGCCCTGGCAGATTTATGgatcaattttaaaaacagactaTTATAAATTGTTAGCTAATTTATGCTTCAATGGGATGTATTATCTTTCTATTGCAGTCTGTCAAAGCATAGAGAGTAATATAAAAAAAGCACTGTAAATAAAATCAtccttttcttgaaaaaaattatatatccTAGTGTTATGATATACAGCATTTTGGAAGAACGAAATGTATCTTGAGCCAAATTCGGCTTACCATTTATACAAACGAATGTCAAAAGTAGTCCTACTGAGTTAGTCCAAATTTATGTGAATATAAGCAAAAGGGAAATTTAGCCCATTAATTACCACATGCAGTGATCTAAGATGCAATACACTACTGTGTGTTTTCTTACACTTAAAATAAGCTGCCTGGAGTAAACTTCTACAGACCTCACACTGAAAGGCCAGATACGAGTATCATAGCAAATGTGCCGACAGGCAGAGAAGGACCATTTTAGGAATCAGCACGTGGCAAAAGCTCTGAGAACCCCTCACATCACTGCTGGTCGTCTCCTCCCGCTGAGGACTGGAGCGGTTGCCACAGCTGTGAGCACCACATCCCCATGCACAGATGCTGACCCCTGCTCCTATAGCAGATGCCATAACAGACAAACCACCACACTCTGATCCACCTTTCTCCTTCAAGCTCATTAAGCATCCAGGGCTTCCTCTGCTTTGCAATTCATTCAGCTGACAGAGGGAAATTTCAAAACATCTCCCTAAACCACTAAACCTCCTCATTCTGGCCGTGTTTGCATCTGGTCTCAAATTCACAAGCTATTCCCACCCAGCTGTCAGTCTCCTTTCCTTCATTCCTTCCCTTGCTTTACCTCTCCTCTCCAAATATAacaatgcctttttttgtctgcgtggggtttttgtgtgttatTAGCAGCTTCCAGCACAAGttgcaggagggaggggagacaGAGTCAAACCTGCAACAGCATCACTCTTTTCTAGgtaaaacatttagaaaatcAGTGAGTTTTCAGTTTCTCCCATGCTCCCAAACTCTGGGATGTATCATCCCCTCCACTTTTTCCATGCCCAATTAAAACACCCATTTGCTGAGAAGGAGATTGCTAAAGATAATCTGGCAGGAGCTTGTGCAAGCAACATCA from Gavia stellata isolate bGavSte3 chromosome 2, bGavSte3.hap2, whole genome shotgun sequence includes these protein-coding regions:
- the PCARE gene encoding photoreceptor cilium actin regulator → MGCTPSHSEIANTIARSGLKALNKPKSILRIDPGDKGIPLLVKGSSCYNIDEFHQHGIQRKDYLREKEDKLSEQDKNYHSKPNSDPQISREDKKIERTATDAEVVMSELIESQKHITEAIQIRKQSSCESEASAFIWDDKNESNAKQILKKGKKQKNHKLAKQGRPSKTKEKSILAPCETEKKVDFPEVLVKAHQSAYAYLNPNLSKYETILHVANQATQTQLFLQQMVSFLVLRFDEINQLLEEIASDGENLLKDVGGNLAWPAEKGDLKEHPDLLQQLLQYTVNKMQLLSGTLASLTSDALKETCSYLQSAASNLEGKLKAKQSFDERLIRTVRLLEASTVGSSQSHGDDRTLCSEDSGIGVDNESLKEFSQHGGQSNCDSCAHGHLSQKHARTVEHVRDGTVSPGTAASHDCALERHFKDVFYSSVQSREATSGQGGVAEGISTTPQYASLSKSRSYNSFQSDSTQEGEHFKICESTDFPSDDDDDDDDDDDDEGSTLGEDDDNTSLSDMGKDALPRRPLSSPAVTDDTQRQSVKRTENAETEEIILKMKDAISEKIKFVPAKSGRKEWIEDESGRAVLTTRPSTATGSQKTFGKHRRSRSEESLRSQAEDPTLLELQRTQKDLSKRLEMFYGKKDTDNNPEPWKSRTAPYLQDEQVTARSSRKLKACLSKNFSILPNQDKVPLFMTDQNPANQLDEKRGRKPLGATVPTQETSEGKEKEPPGTQMLSGSSCAPRQSVKKLIETFSPTDDLVKATPLRSLGPIKCIRKFGLPVIPPTIPFQRGLAPLNLKHRISPVEDTNPSNISGVSSSFPNAFPPAAAAESSKKDTKEESDEDIENLPPPPPEMLMDTSFDLSEPEETARIEGSSSEGAKKPAKAELHATKRAQVSPKMKASLQSIDLLPSKNTSGPSVIANKGLRNTGAGDEKLQRYSLELNPTNVHIPSQEEILATQRKEAADLYKQTHKIIPLQNPSGVSKSHSNSSESKEPNSPATLVQHQKHGSPDLLRRNEKGSAFARRVSPTRTPPSSPPTEKRLFSPPTHHRHSLQAFSNPQTSSPTMQRKPSPPTSPRVPSPPLQTKLPSPPPQRKPVSPPAGHKQSSPTPHRLLGSPAYRRDANPTPFPTAPSPPTSPSRSYKGPRAGLDAGDEHQLSSSKRGSNIRSIFCPATSSLFEARPPLAPTKPAAEATSQPEASSLSQKSSLLFRQPGDRTRKLSLSAANPQPFVRRSFSDRRPGVQFHLPAPVTASSEPALNQASLEESPRKAGDSWNSPGISEIRESNRSASHPELYVVGQGLQRD